Proteins from a single region of Lentimicrobium saccharophilum:
- a CDS encoding peroxiredoxin, with translation MSEVKSFPLIGDKIPDLTVQTTHGVKNLINDYKGKWLVLFSHPADFTPVCTTEFVAFAKRYEQFKALNAELLGLSIDQIFSHIKWDEWIEEKLHVQIPFPIIADSTGNVAMAMGMIHPGKASDTVRAVFMIDPNSVIRIILFYPQEIGRNMDEILRALKALQTADANKVAIPAGWPNNELIGDRVIIPPAKDVETAKKRLKEYECYDWWFCHKSL, from the coding sequence ATGAGTGAAGTAAAAAGTTTTCCGCTGATCGGTGACAAAATTCCCGATCTTACAGTACAAACCACCCATGGGGTGAAAAATCTCATCAATGATTACAAAGGCAAATGGCTGGTGCTGTTCAGCCATCCGGCCGACTTTACCCCTGTATGCACCACTGAGTTTGTGGCATTTGCAAAGCGTTACGAGCAATTTAAGGCACTCAATGCCGAATTGCTTGGCCTTTCGATCGACCAGATTTTCTCACACATCAAGTGGGATGAATGGATTGAAGAAAAGCTCCACGTTCAGATCCCCTTCCCCATCATTGCCGACTCGACCGGCAACGTTGCCATGGCCATGGGAATGATTCATCCCGGAAAGGCATCGGATACAGTACGTGCCGTATTCATGATCGACCCCAATTCGGTTATCCGCATTATCCTGTTCTATCCCCAGGAAATCGGCCGCAATATGGATGAAATCCTGCGTGCCCTGAAAGCGCTGCAGACCGCTGATGCCAACAAGGTTGCCATTCCTGCCGGCTGGCCGAATAACGAACTGATCGGCGACCGCGTGATCATCCCACCTGCAAAGGACGTTGAAACAGCCAAAAAACGTCTGAAGGAATATGAATGCTACGACTGGTGGTTCTGCCACAAGAGTCTGTAA
- a CDS encoding Dps family protein has product MKKLNKIGLDEAKSAKLIEKLNDLLANYQVLYQNARGFHWNIKGEKFFELHAKFEELYNDLQIKIDEIAERILTLGGTPIHSFSGYLKVAEIKPVENETNGPKCVGHILDAFKTLLEKERDILEMSGDLNDEGTNAMASDYIREKEKLVWMYSAFMAK; this is encoded by the coding sequence ATGAAAAAACTGAACAAGATCGGCCTTGACGAGGCCAAATCAGCTAAACTGATCGAAAAACTCAATGATCTCCTGGCTAATTACCAGGTACTTTATCAGAATGCCCGTGGATTTCACTGGAACATCAAAGGGGAGAAATTCTTTGAGCTGCATGCCAAATTTGAGGAGTTGTACAACGACCTTCAGATTAAAATCGATGAAATTGCCGAGCGTATCCTAACCCTGGGCGGCACCCCCATCCATTCATTTTCAGGATACCTGAAAGTGGCTGAGATCAAGCCCGTTGAAAATGAAACCAATGGCCCGAAATGCGTGGGACATATTCTGGATGCTTTTAAAACCCTGCTTGAGAAGGAACGCGATATTCTTGAAATGTCAGGAGATCTGAACGACGAAGGAACCAATGCCATGGCAAGCGATTACATCCGTGAGAAGGAGAAACTGGTTTGGATGTATTCAGCTTTTATGGCAAAATAA
- a CDS encoding Fur family transcriptional regulator: MKIIPEIIQKLNEAGLKITPQRVAVMQTLMRLKSHPTAEELFAEVSKTIPGLSPTTIYNTLDTFVDKGLVKRVKTDMDVMRYDAITEHHHHLYCAVSDRMEDYFDPELDQMLSDYFTRKKITGFNVTDIRLQLMGDFENKEKQ, encoded by the coding sequence ATGAAAATCATACCGGAAATCATTCAAAAACTTAATGAAGCGGGGCTAAAGATCACGCCGCAGCGGGTTGCCGTGATGCAAACCCTGATGCGACTGAAGAGTCATCCGACAGCGGAAGAGTTGTTTGCAGAGGTTTCCAAAACCATTCCCGGTCTCTCGCCGACAACCATTTACAATACCCTTGACACTTTTGTGGATAAGGGACTGGTAAAGCGGGTGAAGACCGATATGGATGTAATGCGGTACGACGCCATTACCGAACATCACCATCATCTGTACTGTGCTGTTTCAGACCGAATGGAAGACTATTTTGATCCCGAGCTGGATCAGATGCTGAGTGATTATTTCACCAGAAAAAAAATAACCGGTTTCAACGTTACGGACATCCGGCTGCAGTTGATGGGAGACTTTGAAAATAAAGAGAAACAATAA
- the rmuC gene encoding DNA recombination protein RmuC — protein sequence MSSSLNSFKSEMTENLRLITEQNQKALEMIVRTLDEKIGSLITKIDDNNKANRETLVSSLKDFTLEQRGKFDELKGEQKELTTKTLEQLEKITAKVEEKLNVISQQSQVETRQMREAVEKVIKEFQASFDKNVESFNNLQREKFGQLEEKQQRLVEGTEKKLEEMRLTVDEKLQKTLSERLGQSFELVGKQLESVQKGLGEMQTLAQDVGGLKRVLSNVKMRGGFGEVQLAMLLEQVLAPEQYEANVRTKKSSSDVVEFAIKLPGKDDITGQVWLPVDAKFPREAYEQLQNAYDIGDVLQVEAAQKMLEATIKKMAKDISEKYIDPPATTDFAIMFLPFEGIYAEVVRKASLLEELQRTYKVIVTGPTTLAAILNSLQMGFRTLAIQKRSSEVWKILGAVKKEFENFGGMLEKAQKNIQTASNQIDEVMGKRTRAIQRKLKGVEVLGEAEAQLLLPDMPDTDNGDEDTEN from the coding sequence ATGAGCAGTTCGCTCAACAGCTTCAAATCTGAAATGACTGAAAACCTGCGGCTCATCACCGAACAGAACCAGAAGGCGCTGGAAATGATCGTACGTACCCTGGATGAAAAGATCGGCAGCCTGATAACAAAAATCGACGACAACAACAAAGCCAACCGCGAAACGCTCGTCAGCAGTCTGAAAGACTTTACCCTGGAGCAACGGGGAAAATTCGACGAATTGAAAGGCGAACAGAAGGAGCTGACCACAAAAACTTTGGAGCAGCTGGAAAAAATCACCGCAAAAGTTGAAGAAAAGCTTAACGTGATCAGTCAGCAGTCGCAGGTGGAAACACGGCAGATGCGCGAAGCGGTAGAGAAGGTGATTAAGGAATTTCAGGCATCATTTGACAAGAACGTTGAGTCATTCAACAACCTGCAGCGCGAGAAATTCGGGCAACTGGAGGAGAAGCAGCAGCGGCTGGTTGAAGGAACCGAAAAGAAACTGGAAGAAATGCGCCTGACCGTTGATGAAAAATTACAGAAGACCCTGAGTGAGCGCCTCGGGCAATCATTTGAACTGGTGGGTAAACAGCTGGAGAGTGTGCAGAAAGGTCTGGGTGAAATGCAAACGCTTGCCCAGGATGTCGGCGGCCTGAAGCGCGTACTAAGCAATGTTAAAATGCGCGGCGGATTCGGCGAAGTGCAACTGGCCATGCTGCTTGAACAGGTACTGGCGCCGGAACAATACGAAGCCAATGTCAGGACAAAAAAAAGCAGCAGCGATGTGGTGGAGTTCGCCATCAAACTGCCGGGCAAAGACGATATTACCGGGCAGGTATGGCTGCCGGTTGACGCCAAGTTCCCGCGCGAAGCCTATGAACAACTGCAGAATGCCTATGACATCGGCGATGTTTTACAGGTGGAAGCCGCTCAGAAAATGCTGGAAGCTACCATTAAAAAAATGGCAAAAGACATCAGCGAGAAGTATATCGACCCGCCTGCAACCACCGATTTCGCAATTATGTTTTTGCCTTTCGAAGGCATCTATGCCGAAGTAGTAAGAAAAGCGAGCCTGCTCGAAGAACTTCAGCGAACCTATAAAGTGATTGTAACCGGGCCTACAACATTGGCAGCCATCCTCAACAGCCTGCAGATGGGCTTCAGGACCCTGGCCATTCAGAAACGCAGTTCCGAGGTCTGGAAGATCCTTGGCGCCGTGAAGAAAGAGTTTGAAAATTTTGGCGGCATGCTCGAAAAAGCCCAGAAAAATATTCAGACAGCCAGCAATCAGATTGATGAGGTTATGGGCAAGCGGACCCGTGCCATTCAACGAAAACTGAAAGGTGTGGAAGTACTGGGCGAAGCTGAAGCACAACTGCTTCTGCCGGATATGCCTGATACCGATAACGGTGATGAGGATACCGAAAACTAG
- a CDS encoding AlbA family DNA-binding domain-containing protein, which translates to MPSHIRKLISEGEHQQLDFKFGITDSKKIARSLAAFANTDGGRLLLGVKDNGAIAGVRSDEEFYMVEAGASLYCRPEVHFEMKEWEENGKTVLEIIIPKSGNAPHSAPDKDGEYRVYVRVGDQNFPANGVLKKVWKKQKDPKGVYIEYGVIERTLLAYLEVHQKITLSAFRRISGYSLPRCEHILADFIILNIIKMNYSESGVFYTLNPDFRLE; encoded by the coding sequence TTGCCCTCTCATATCAGGAAACTCATCAGTGAAGGGGAGCATCAGCAACTCGACTTCAAATTCGGGATTACCGACTCGAAGAAGATTGCGCGCTCCCTGGCGGCCTTCGCCAATACCGACGGTGGCCGGCTTTTGCTGGGGGTTAAGGACAATGGCGCCATTGCCGGCGTGAGGTCGGATGAGGAATTTTATATGGTGGAGGCCGGCGCCAGCCTGTATTGCCGCCCTGAGGTCCACTTCGAGATGAAAGAGTGGGAAGAAAACGGAAAAACCGTGCTTGAAATCATTATTCCCAAAAGCGGCAATGCCCCTCATTCGGCGCCTGACAAAGACGGAGAATACCGGGTTTATGTGCGGGTGGGCGACCAGAACTTTCCGGCAAACGGCGTCCTTAAAAAAGTGTGGAAAAAGCAGAAAGATCCAAAAGGGGTGTATATCGAGTACGGGGTCATCGAACGGACCCTGCTTGCGTACCTCGAAGTGCACCAAAAGATCACCCTTTCGGCTTTCCGCCGCATTTCAGGATATTCCCTGCCCCGTTGCGAACATATCCTCGCGGATTTTATCATATTGAATATCATTAAAATGAATTATTCAGAGTCAGGGGTATTCTACACCCTGAATCCCGATTTCAGGCTTGAATAA